CCATGAACTTCATACCCTTTTGCGAGCAGGAGTTCTGCAAGGTAAGCACCATCTTGTCCTGTAACGCCGGTGATTAATGCGCGCCGATTTTCCATTCTATTTCCTTATTTCTTTTCCCTAATTAGTAGATTCAGTTTTATAAACATGCAGCACGCAAATAGAGTGCCGCGTGCCGTTTGAACACAGTCGGATACTGTTGCGAAAGGCTTGTGTTTAAGAAGTGGTCAAGTAGTTATCACAGAACCATTCGTGGGACTTCCGTATCCCATCTTCCAGTGACGTTTTTGCCGTCCAGCCCAGCTTCTCCATTCTCGTAACGTCCATCAGCTTCCGGGGCGTCCCGTCGGGCTTGGATGCGTCATAAATAATTTCGCTTTCGCTGTTGAGAATCGACCGGATCAGTTCAGCGAGGCCCCGGATACTAATGTCTTTGCCGGCGCCTACATTGAGAATGCCATCAGGCGCTGCTTCGAAGATTGCCTCTGAAGGCTGTTCGATTGCAAATACACAGGCATCAGCCATGTCATCCACATACAGGAATTCCCGAAGTGGCGTACCGCTGCCCCAAAGGGTAACTGGCTTGTCTGGCATGCCATCCGTGCCTTTTGCTTCGTGGAATTTACGGATCAGTGCCGGCAATACGTGGCTTGTTGCAAGGTCAAAGTTGTCGTGCGGGCCGTACAGATTTGTTGGCATTACGCAAAAGAAATCGTCGCCATATTGCTTTCGGTATGCTTCGCACATCTTGATGCCGGAAATTTTTGCAATGGCATACCATTCATTGGTAGGCTCAAGCGGACCGGTAAGGAGGCAATCTTCGCGCAGGGGTTGTGCTGCGAGCTTTGGGTAAATGCACGAGCTACCCAGGAACAGGAGCCGTTTGATTTTTGCCTCGTGTGCAGCACGAATCACGTTAGCCTGAATGGCTATGTTATCACTGATGAAATCAGCTGGATAGGTGTTGTTGGCGTGAATGCCACCCACCTTGGCTGCAGCAAGGATAACAACGTCAGGTTTTTCCGCGACAAAGAATGCTTCTACGTCGGCCTGACGAAGCAGGTCGAGTTCCTGGCGGGTGCGTACCACAATGTTAGTATAGCCGCCTTCCTCCAGTCGCCTGACAATTGCGGAGCCTACGAGGCCCCGGTGGCCGGCGACAAATATCTTATCAGTTTTTCCAACCTGTGGCATAGTAGTTAATCTGAGGTGTAATTAGTTTGCGGTTAATCGTTCAATCAGAAGCAGGGTAGAGAGGAGCGGACCGATGACTGTAAAAATGTCTCGCCAGTTCATTTTGCGCTTCTGTTCAACGTCAATGATCACAATATCGCCTTCCGACAGGGTAGGGGAATCAGCTGCGCGGTCCATCACTTCATCGAACGATGCCTCGTAAGCCAGTGAACGCATGCTGCCGGAGTTTCGGTACATCCGGACAGTGGTTGTCTGCTTTACGTCTGGTTGATTGGTTGAGGTTGGTCCGCCGCTCAGGCCAAGTAGCAAAGACAGGTTGACACCGTCTTCGAGTACATAGACGCCTGGGTTTTGAACTTTGCCAAAAACAGAAATCTGTATGGTGGCGGTCCCGGGTTCTACGAGGTAGTAGAAAGCGTTGATGTTGGTCTCTACGTCGTCCATTCTGCCAAATTCCTGGGCCTGCGCATAGGGGGCACCCGCAATCTGGATAAAAACAAAGAGTCCAAGAACGACTGCCAGACGGGCACCCGCTCTTGAAGCTGGAGCATTAAAAGACATATTAATCTGGGGGAAATGGTTATATAATTAAATCAAAGAGTAGCCGGGCCCTGTCTGTAAATCATTGTCTGTTAATTATGCCAGACAGGGCCGTATTCGAATCAAGAATTGGCTTTAGCTGGCAACATAGCTGTTGGAGCCATAACTATATCCGTAGGTGTTTTTGTAGCCGTACATGCTTGTGGGATCAAATCTATTTAATACAGTCCCAAGGATGTTGGCATTAACACTTTTCAGTTCTTCAAGCGTCTGGTTTAGCGACTCCATATCCGTTCCGTCGGAAGAGGCAACAACAATTACGCCATCGCACTGACGGGAAAGCAATACGGGGTCCACACAGCCAAGTACTGGCGGTGTGTCGAAGATAATGATATCAAACTCGGTACGGAAGCGCTCGATCAAATCGATCATTTTGCGCGACCCAAGCAGTTCCGCCGGCTGTGATACAGGAATACCCGTAATCACGTATACATTTTCAATACCGGTA
This sequence is a window from Bacteroidota bacterium. Protein-coding genes within it:
- a CDS encoding GDP-L-fucose synthase; this encodes MPQVGKTDKIFVAGHRGLVGSAIVRRLEEGGYTNIVVRTRQELDLLRQADVEAFFVAEKPDVVILAAAKVGGIHANNTYPADFISDNIAIQANVIRAAHEAKIKRLLFLGSSCIYPKLAAQPLREDCLLTGPLEPTNEWYAIAKISGIKMCEAYRKQYGDDFFCVMPTNLYGPHDNFDLATSHVLPALIRKFHEAKGTDGMPDKPVTLWGSGTPLREFLYVDDMADACVFAIEQPSEAIFEAAPDGILNVGAGKDISIRGLAELIRSILNSESEIIYDASKPDGTPRKLMDVTRMEKLGWTAKTSLEDGIRKSHEWFCDNYLTTS